The region CTCTTTTTCTTTGCCGTCAGTCATTGTCTGTACTTCAGCTACAAATTTATCAGTAATTTTCTGAATCTCATCCAGTGCATTTTTTGCATCATCTTCTGATATTTCCTTGGACTTTTCAAGGTCTTTTACCATATCATTGCCGTCACGGCGGATATTTCGTATAGCAACCTTACATTCCTCTGCCTTTTGCTTTATCATCTTGACATATTCCTTGCGCCGCTCTTCGGTAAGTTCAGGTATCTGAATTCGAATAATATTGCCATCATTATTTGGTGTTAAAGAAAGATTGGATTTTAATATAGCTTTTTCAATGGCACTTAAGTTGGTTCTGTCCCATGGCTGTATTACCACAAGCCGTGGTTCAGGACAGGATATTGTTGCAACTTGATTTAATGGCATTTCAGTACCATATGCTTCTACTTTAACATTATCAAAGATTGCAGGATTTGCCCTGCCAGTACGGATTGTTGCAAAATCCTTTGCCAGATTCTGAACACTTTTCTGCATACGGTTTTTCACATCATCAAGAATATCTTTTATCATATATTCCCCCAACCAAGTTAATATTATGAAATCCGTGTTCCAATATCTTCACCTTTTAAAATCTTTGCCAGAGATCCTTCATCAAATAAATTAAATACAACCAGTGGTAGTTTGTTTTCCATACACAATGACACTGCCGTATAATCCATTACCCCTAATTGTTGCTGTAAAACATCCATATATGATGCAGCATTTATTTTATGCGCTTGTGGGAATTTAACCGGGTCTTTATCGTAAATTCCGTCAACTTTGGTAGCTTTGAGGAAAAGGTCTGCACCAATTTCAATGGCACGCAATGCAGCAGCAGTATCGGTAGTGAAAAATGGATTTCCCGTACCAGCCGCAAAGATAATAATCCTTCGCTTTTCTAAGTGACGCAATGCACGCCTGCGTATATAAGGTTCTGCAACCTGGCGCATTTCAATAGCAGTCATCACCCGTGTTGGTATTTTCATGTTTTCAAGGACACTCTGAACAGCAAGTGCATTAATGACTGTTCCAAGCATTCCCATATAATCGCCGGTTGCCCGCTCAATACCAATGGATGTTCCCATTGATCCTCTGAAGATATTACCACCACCAATAACCAGTGCAACGTCCACTCCCAATTCATAAGCGCTTTTCACTTCACGGGCAATGTGGGAAACAATCTCAGGATTGATTCCCACCTTCTGCTGCCCGGCAAGTGCTTCACCACTTAATTTAAGTAAAATCCGTCTGTATTTTATAGATGACTCTGATTCCATCCTGTCTAACCTTAATCAGTAACTATCGCTGCCCAATCTGAAAGCGTACAAAACGACCAACGGTGATGTTTTCACCATACGTTGCTATCTTGTTTTTAATGAGGTCCTTGATCAATACCTTATTGTCCTTGATAAATTCCTGCTCAAGCAGGCATACTTCAGAATAGAACTTGGTGAGTTTTCCTTCAACTATTTTTTCAATGACATTTGCAGGTTTACCACTTTCTTTTAACTGCTCACGATAGATCTCTTTTTCACGTTCAAGAACTTCAGCCGGTATATCCTCAGGACTCACATACTGCGGATTTGCTGCTGCCACCTGCATGCACAGGTCCTTTGCTAAATCCTGAAAATCCTGGTTGCGTGCAACAAAGTCAGTTTCACAGTTAAGCTCTAAAAGTACGCCAAGCTTACTGTTATTATGGATATAGGAAGCAACGATACCTTCTTTAGCAACACGTCCTTCACGTTTGTTTGCAGCAGCCAGGCCTTTTTTACGCAGATAATCAACTGCTTTTTCCATGTCGCCGCCACATTCAATTAATGCCTTTTTGCAATCAAGCATACCTGCCTGAGTTTTTTCACGTAATTCTTTTATCATTTCACTTGTAATTTCTGCCACTGTGCAACTCCTTTATTTACATAAAAATTAACTTCAAAAAAAGCTTAACGCCTGTCATCTTCATATTCATCAAATTCGTCAGCATACTCTTCAGCATAATCCTTTTCAGGTTTAGCTTCGGCAGCTTCTTCTTCAACAAAGTCAATCTTTGCTTCTACTGCTTCTCCGCTTACCTGACCTGCTGACTGACCTTCAATGATGGCATTGGCCATAACTTCTAAAAACAATGCTATAGCTCGTATAGCGTCATCATTTCCAGGAATGGGATAATCTATTTCATCCGGATTACAATTGGTATCAACCACTGCAAAAATGGGGATGCCCAATTTACGCGCTTCCTGAACAGCAATAGCTTCGCGCTTGGGGTCTATTATAAACAGCGCATCGGGAAGCCTGTCCATATCTTTGATACCTTCAAGCACTTTGCGCTTGCGCTCCAGCTCACGGGTAAGCTCTAAAATTTCCTTTTTGGTTTCAGCTTCCCATTTTCCGGTAGCTTCCATCTGCTCAAGTTCTTTCAAACGCTGTATTGAACGCGAAACAGTTTTGTAATTAGTAAGCAATCCACCCAACCAGCGCTCTGACACATAAAACTGGCCACATTTTTGAGCATATTCTTTCACTGCACCCTGTGCCTGTTTCTTGGTACCCACAAAAAGCACTCTTCCACCTTTTGCAGCAATTTCCTTCATTGCAGCATAGGCAATTTTAAGCCGCTGCATGGTTTTCTGCAAATCGATGATATGTATACCATTACGCGCAGTAAAGATAAACTGTGCCATACGAGGGTTCCATCGGCGTGTCTGATGCCCAAAATGAACCCCGGATTCCAACAAAGCTTTCATTGATATTACTGACAATGAAATACCTCCTGATATTATAAAATTCAATGCTTACAAAGCATCATATATACGTATCAAATAAACACACATAGTGTCTATTTGAATTATGTACAATTTGTGCGATAGTTCACAATAAAAACTTCTGGTATGTGGCAACCGGCCTTAAACAACCGGTTTACATATATACATTCCGCTTTACCCGGAATGCGTGATAGTTGCGAGAGCAACCTTTAATACTTAAATCCATTTGAACAATAAAACACCTGCAATCATTCCAACAATTGCAGAGATAGTAAACCTGAAATATAAGCTTATAATCTCAAAATCAAAACCAACTGGCTTTGTAAGAGGTGCATTGATCACAGCCAGTGAAGGAACCAGCTTAACTATAAAAGAACCAACAGCAACTCCCAGTATACCACCAAGAATTACAAATCCCAAAAAATACCCTATATGATCGCGTGAAAATGTCATAGTATATAACTCTTGTACTAACGTGAAGCAATGCAACTATACTATTACATGTTGTCAAGATAATTTTATGTATAATTTTTTGTTTGCAACTTCACGTTTGAAGTGCAACATTTAGTTACTCCCGTAAAACCTTATATATATAACACCACAGTTTTTTGTGTTGTACTTTATTCTTGCATCTGCCTCTTCTCCAACTATACTTTTTTATTGAAATAATTTATTGACTTAATGCATATTATTGTTATAAATTACGGATACTTATCATATAAGATTTTTTTAACTTTTTTACCCATAAATTGATATTACAATGTTTATCTCATGGTGACAGAGTATGCTTAACACTCTACTTTCATATAATCCTGTTTTACTGGCACTTGTTGCTACTCTTTTTACCTGGGCACTCACTGCTTTAGGCGCTGCAATGGTTTTTTTCTTTTCTTCAATAAACAAAAAAATACTTAACTCAATGTTAGGATTTGCAGCGGGTGTAATGATTGCTGCAAGTTTCTGGTCGTTACTCAATCCTGCAATAGAAATGGCAAGCTCAACAGGCAATACACCATGGATTCCCGCAGTATCAGGTTTTTTATGTGGTGCAGCATTTTTACTTATAATTGACAGAATATTACCCCATCTTCACATGGGTCTTGCAATGGACAAAGCTGAAGGTGTTAAAACCTCATGGCAACGAAGTGTTCTTTTAGTACTTGCTATTACCATACACAATATTCCTGAAGGACTTGCAGTAGGTATTTCTTTTGGTGCACTGACCAGCACCGCTGATACTGGAGCATTAGCAGGTGCTATAGCATTAGCAATTGGTATTGGGCTGCAAAACTTCCCTGAGGGCGCTGCTGTTTCAATTCCACTGCGCCGTGAAGGTTTTTCGCGAATTAAGTCTTTCCAGTACGGTCAGTTTTCAGGTATTGTTGAACCTATTGCAGGTGTGATTGGTGCATATCTGGTTTCAGTTATTACACCACTCCTACCGTATGCGCTGTCATTTGCTGCAGGTGCCATGATCTTTGTAGTGGTTGAAGAACTTATTCCTGAATCTCAAACCGGTAATGAAACCGACCTTTCCACTATTGGAGCTATCATTGGGTTTACCATCATGATGCTAATGGATGTTGCATTAGGGTAAGGAGGATTAACCATGACCACGGTTAATAAAATACTTACATCACAAAGAAATTTCTTCAAAACCGGTGCCACAAAAGATATACAATTCAGATTACAACAACTTGCCACATTACGCAAAGCATTGAAAACTTATGGTAATCGTATTATAGAAGCTTTAGATAAAGACTTTAAAAAACCTAAATATGAAACAATTGCCACTGAAATAGCAGTGACCATATATGAAATTGACCATGCAATGAAACACCTACCATCATGGGTAAAACCAAAACGTGTCAAAACTCCAATAGTGCACCTTTTTTCAAAAAGCTATATTTTCCCTGAACCGTATGGTGTTGCACTTATTATTGGCGCCTGGAATTATCCCATAAATTTAGTATTGAATCCCCTCATTGGGGCTATTGCTGCTGGAAACTGTGCTGTGATAAAGCCTGCCTACACGGCACAGGAAGGTTCAAAAGTTTTATATGATATGATTAATGAGTTTTTCCCTGAAGAATATATTGCTGTGGTTCAAAAATATTCGGGGGTATATGATGAAATCCTGAATCAAAAATTTGACTATATCTTTTTTACGGGAAGTACTGATGTAGGAAAAACCATTATGCAGGCAGCAGCAAAGCAATTAACCCCTTTTACTTTAGAACTGGGAGGTAAAAGCCCTGCAATAGTATATGAAGATGCTGATATTGATGCATCAGCCCGCCGTATTATGTGGGGTAAGTTCATTAATGCTGGTCAAACCTGCATTGCGCCTGATTATGTACTTATTCATAAAAACAAAAAAGAAGAATTCATTAATGCATCTCAAAAATATATAACTGAATTTTATGGAAAAGATCCGCATGAAAGTGATGACTTTGCACGTATAATAGATAACGCACAGTATGAACGCCTTGCACGAATGCTTGAAAACTGTACTATTGCTATTGGTGGTCAAACGAACAAAGAAGAGCGATA is a window of Spirochaetota bacterium DNA encoding:
- a CDS encoding ZIP family metal transporter, encoding MLNTLLSYNPVLLALVATLFTWALTALGAAMVFFFSSINKKILNSMLGFAAGVMIAASFWSLLNPAIEMASSTGNTPWIPAVSGFLCGAAFLLIIDRILPHLHMGLAMDKAEGVKTSWQRSVLLVLAITIHNIPEGLAVGISFGALTSTADTGALAGAIALAIGIGLQNFPEGAAVSIPLRREGFSRIKSFQYGQFSGIVEPIAGVIGAYLVSVITPLLPYALSFAAGAMIFVVVEELIPESQTGNETDLSTIGAIIGFTIMMLMDVALG
- the pyrH gene encoding UMP kinase, with the protein product MESESSIKYRRILLKLSGEALAGQQKVGINPEIVSHIAREVKSAYELGVDVALVIGGGNIFRGSMGTSIGIERATGDYMGMLGTVINALAVQSVLENMKIPTRVMTAIEMRQVAEPYIRRRALRHLEKRRIIIFAAGTGNPFFTTDTAAALRAIEIGADLFLKATKVDGIYDKDPVKFPQAHKINAASYMDVLQQQLGVMDYTAVSLCMENKLPLVVFNLFDEGSLAKILKGEDIGTRIS
- the frr gene encoding ribosome recycling factor, producing MIKDILDDVKNRMQKSVQNLAKDFATIRTGRANPAIFDNVKVEAYGTEMPLNQVATISCPEPRLVVIQPWDRTNLSAIEKAILKSNLSLTPNNDGNIIRIQIPELTEERRKEYVKMIKQKAEECKVAIRNIRRDGNDMVKDLEKSKEISEDDAKNALDEIQKITDKFVAEVQTMTDGKEKEIMSL
- a CDS encoding aldehyde dehydrogenase encodes the protein MTTVNKILTSQRNFFKTGATKDIQFRLQQLATLRKALKTYGNRIIEALDKDFKKPKYETIATEIAVTIYEIDHAMKHLPSWVKPKRVKTPIVHLFSKSYIFPEPYGVALIIGAWNYPINLVLNPLIGAIAAGNCAVIKPAYTAQEGSKVLYDMINEFFPEEYIAVVQKYSGVYDEILNQKFDYIFFTGSTDVGKTIMQAAAKQLTPFTLELGGKSPAIVYEDADIDASARRIMWGKFINAGQTCIAPDYVLIHKNKKEEFINASQKYITEFYGKDPHESDDFARIIDNAQYERLARMLENCTIAIGGQTNKEERYIAPTIITNITLNHPSMQEEIFGPILPVLEFTSLEEVIHIVTFLPKPLAAYIFTKNKRIWKKLIDEISFGGGCINDTISHYVSPYLPFGGVGYSGIGQYHGKASFDTFTHYKGILKKPFFIDTFLRYPPYNKGKVSFVKRYFRFKL
- the tsf gene encoding translation elongation factor Ts: MAEITSEMIKELREKTQAGMLDCKKALIECGGDMEKAVDYLRKKGLAAANKREGRVAKEGIVASYIHNNSKLGVLLELNCETDFVARNQDFQDLAKDLCMQVAAANPQYVSPEDIPAEVLEREKEIYREQLKESGKPANVIEKIVEGKLTKFYSEVCLLEQEFIKDNKVLIKDLIKNKIATYGENITVGRFVRFQIGQR
- the rpsB gene encoding 30S ribosomal protein S2 — translated: MSVISMKALLESGVHFGHQTRRWNPRMAQFIFTARNGIHIIDLQKTMQRLKIAYAAMKEIAAKGGRVLFVGTKKQAQGAVKEYAQKCGQFYVSERWLGGLLTNYKTVSRSIQRLKELEQMEATGKWEAETKKEILELTRELERKRKVLEGIKDMDRLPDALFIIDPKREAIAVQEARKLGIPIFAVVDTNCNPDEIDYPIPGNDDAIRAIALFLEVMANAIIEGQSAGQVSGEAVEAKIDFVEEEAAEAKPEKDYAEEYADEFDEYEDDRR